In Sphingobacteriaceae bacterium, the following are encoded in one genomic region:
- a CDS encoding protein kinase — MSTVYTSIRKAIRIESIPLSSAGGEGSVYKIIPTLDYPSHCVKIYHKNKISDLKKRKLEYLVLNKPSDAKGNSFMFCWPNELIYDDSNIFIGFIMPLAFSGSEKLYEFCHPKLPAILNSTWQKLNRNNDSKFHKRLKICFNIAVAVHSLHQGKKYVIIDLKPQNILINTQGHISIIDVDSFQVSSGLNMIFQGEVLTPDYAPIELYHAYKSSKKATENWDRFSLAVCLYQILLGIHPYTATANELFCNATTLGEKIKNGLYVHGLNKNMLSVIPPLHSKFDTLPYSLKNLFNKAFAINGCNEIARPTATEWCDALYKEIQILDSTLA; from the coding sequence ATGTCAACAGTTTATACCTCCATACGTAAAGCGATTCGTATAGAATCAATCCCACTATCAAGTGCAGGAGGAGAAGGTTCAGTTTATAAAATAATTCCAACGTTAGATTATCCATCGCATTGTGTTAAGATATACCACAAAAATAAAATAAGTGATTTAAAAAAACGTAAGCTAGAATATTTAGTTCTGAATAAACCGTCAGACGCAAAAGGTAATTCTTTTATGTTTTGCTGGCCAAACGAATTGATTTATGATGATTCAAATATATTTATTGGCTTCATTATGCCCTTGGCATTTTCTGGAAGTGAAAAACTATACGAATTTTGTCATCCAAAACTACCCGCAATCCTTAATTCAACATGGCAAAAACTCAACCGAAATAATGATTCAAAATTTCATAAGAGATTAAAAATATGTTTCAATATTGCGGTAGCTGTTCATAGTTTACATCAAGGAAAAAAATATGTAATTATCGACCTTAAACCCCAGAATATTCTTATAAATACTCAAGGCCATATTTCAATAATTGACGTAGACTCTTTTCAAGTTTCTTCTGGATTAAATATGATTTTCCAGGGTGAGGTTTTAACTCCTGATTACGCGCCAATAGAGCTTTATCATGCTTATAAATCTAGCAAGAAAGCTACCGAAAATTGGGATCGTTTCTCTCTTGCTGTATGCCTCTATCAAATATTATTAGGCATTCATCCTTATACAGCAACTGCAAATGAATTGTTTTGTAACGCTACTACATTAGGTGAAAAAATTAAGAACGGATTATATGTTCACGGTTTAAATAAAAATATGCTTTCGGTAATTCCTCCATTACATAGTAAATTCGATACGTTACCTTATTCTCTGAAAAATCTTTTTAATAAAGCATTCGCAATTAATGGTTGTAACGAAATTGCTAGGCCGACTGCAACCGAATGGTGCGACGCTTTATATAAGGAAATCCAGATATTAGATTCAACGTTAGCATAA